A genomic region of Salvelinus namaycush isolate Seneca chromosome 7, SaNama_1.0, whole genome shotgun sequence contains the following coding sequences:
- the cbln2b gene encoding cerebellin-2b isoform X2, giving the protein MSGVLQLLLMGYGVVRCIAGQNDTEPIVLEGKCLVVCDSNPSSDGGVTSSLGISVRSAGAKVAFSAVRGTNHEPSDMSNTSMTIYFDQALVNIGNHFDLKASVFQAPRRGIYSFGFHVVKVYNRQTIQVNLMQNDYPIISAFAGDQDVTREAASNGVLLQLEREDRVYLKLERGTLMGGWKYSTFSGFLVFPL; this is encoded by the exons ATGTCTGGTGTTTTACAACT CCTTCTCATGGGATACGGCGTGGTGCGCTGCATCGCCGGCCAGAATGACACGGAACCCATCGTACTGGAGGGGAAGTGTCTGGTGGTCTGCGACTCCAACCCGTCCTCGGACGGCGGGGTGACTTCATCGCTCGGGATATCCGTCCGGTCGGCCGGCGCCAAGGTAGCTTTCTCCGCGGTGCGCGGGACGAATCACGAGCCCTCCGACATGAGCAACACGTCAATGACCATCTACTTTGACCAG GCTTTAGTGAACATCGGCAACCATTTCGATCTGAAAGCGAGTGTCTTCCAGGCGCCAAGGAGGGGAATATACAGCTTCGGTTTTCATGTGGTCAAGGTCTACAACAGACAGACCATACAG GTCAACCTGATGCAGAACGACTACCCGATCATATCAGCTTTCGCCGGTGACCAGGACGTCACTCGGGAGGCGGCAAGCAACGGCGTTCTTCTGCAGTTGGAGCGCGAGGACCGAGTGTATCTGAAGCTGGAACGGGGCACGCTCATGGGTGGATGGAAATATTCCACGTTCTCAGGCTTCCTAGTCTTTCCACTATAA
- the cbln2b gene encoding cerebellin-2b isoform X1 gives MVVPARCPGPCAMLALSLLMGYGVVRCIAGQNDTEPIVLEGKCLVVCDSNPSSDGGVTSSLGISVRSAGAKVAFSAVRGTNHEPSDMSNTSMTIYFDQALVNIGNHFDLKASVFQAPRRGIYSFGFHVVKVYNRQTIQVNLMQNDYPIISAFAGDQDVTREAASNGVLLQLEREDRVYLKLERGTLMGGWKYSTFSGFLVFPL, from the exons ATGGTGGTACCAGCCCGCTGCCCGGGCCCCTGTGCCATGCTGGCGCTCAGCCTTCTCATGGGATACGGCGTGGTGCGCTGCATCGCCGGCCAGAATGACACGGAACCCATCGTACTGGAGGGGAAGTGTCTGGTGGTCTGCGACTCCAACCCGTCCTCGGACGGCGGGGTGACTTCATCGCTCGGGATATCCGTCCGGTCGGCCGGCGCCAAGGTAGCTTTCTCCGCGGTGCGCGGGACGAATCACGAGCCCTCCGACATGAGCAACACGTCAATGACCATCTACTTTGACCAG GCTTTAGTGAACATCGGCAACCATTTCGATCTGAAAGCGAGTGTCTTCCAGGCGCCAAGGAGGGGAATATACAGCTTCGGTTTTCATGTGGTCAAGGTCTACAACAGACAGACCATACAG GTCAACCTGATGCAGAACGACTACCCGATCATATCAGCTTTCGCCGGTGACCAGGACGTCACTCGGGAGGCGGCAAGCAACGGCGTTCTTCTGCAGTTGGAGCGCGAGGACCGAGTGTATCTGAAGCTGGAACGGGGCACGCTCATGGGTGGATGGAAATATTCCACGTTCTCAGGCTTCCTAGTCTTTCCACTATAA